In Mycoplasma sp. OR1901, the genomic window ATCTACAAAAATATTTGCAAAAGAAGAAGTTGAACACACACCAGAAAACTTTGTTTATGTAGAGTTAAAAGAAGGTGAAAACCTTAGACTATCTCAAGAGCTTTCATACGTTGTTTACAACAAAAAATATGTTGCATTTGTAGAAGAAATGAACTATAAATACGCTTTTGTTGCACAAAAAGCTTCAAATAGAGATCACTTATTAGTATTTACTGATTATGCAAATAATTTAGATGGTCAAGTAGTTACAAAAACAAAAGAAGTTTATGTAAGAGAAAATGATTCATTCTTATTCTGAGCAGTGTTATTAATTTCATTATCATTTGGAATTTTAATTACATTAGTTTTCATGCTTTGATTAGGATATGTACCTCCATTAAATTAATTAAATATAGTCAAAAAATAATAGCAAATACGCTATTATTTTTTTACATTATCGTTAATTTTTATTTAAAATAAATCAGTAAAAAATCGCGTATTATACCAAATTTACACAAAAATATTTTAAAAAAATTTGGTATAATAAATATTATGACTATAAAAAGAGAAAAAATGTTAGAAATAGTAAATCATCTTAAAAATTTTGGTTTCGTTTTTCAAGGTAGTGAAATTTACGGAGGATTATCAAATACATGAGATTATGGACCTTTAGGTTCACTACTTAAAGATAATATTGCCCGTGCTTGAAAAATCGAATTTATTATCAAAGAATCAAATAATCATTTAATTGATTCGAAGATATTAATGAACCCAAATGTATGAGTTACAAGTGGTCACGTTGGTAATTTTAGTGATCCATTAATTGAAAACAAAGTAAATCAAAAAAGATATCGTGCAGATAAATTAATACAAGAAATTGATGAAAATATAATTCCTGAGAAAATGACAAACGAAGAAATGAGAGATTTCTTAGTAAAAAATTTACCTGAATATGAAGGATCAAAAACTGATTGATCAGAAATTAGAAAATTTAACTTAATGTTCCAAACACACCAAGGTGTTGTTGAAGGTGAAAAATCAGTTGTATATTTAAGACCTGAAACAGCTCAAGGTATATTTGTTAATTTTAAAAATGTTTTAAGAACTTCAAGATCTAAATTGCCTTTTGGTATTGGTCAAATTGGAAAAAGTTTTAGAAACGAAGTAACCCCGGGTAATTTTATTTTTAGAACAAGAGAGTTCGAACAAATGGAACTTGAATTTTTTACACACCCTGATGAGGCTGACAAATGATTCGATTACTACATTAACAAGGCTTGAAATTTTGTTAAAAAAATCGGAATTAACGAAGAAAGCATTAGAATAAGAAAGCATGATGATTCAGAACTTTCTCATTATTCAACTGCTACAAGTGATATTGAATTTAAATTCCCATTTGGTTGAGGTGAATTATTAGGTATTGCAAACCGTACTGATTTTGACTTAAAATCACATTCGAAAGCCACAGGCGAAGCACTTGATTATTTAGACCCACAAACAAACCAAAAAGTTGTTCCTTATGTAATTGAACCAAGTATTGGTTTAGATCGTCTAATGCTTGCTGTTATTTCTGATGCATATAATGTTGAAGAATTAGAAAACGATGAAAGAGTTGTGTTAAAATTCCCTCTTTCAATAGCACCATTTAAATTAGCAGTTTTACCATTAATGAAAAAAATATCAGAACCAGCTATTAAACTTTATGAAAAATTACTTGAAAAAGGAATTAGTGTAACATATGATGATGCAGGTTCTATTGGTAAAAGATATAGACGTCAAGACGCAATTGGTACATATTGATGTGCTACAATTGATTATCAAACTTTAGAAGATAATACAATTACATTAAGAAACAGAGATACAATGGAACAAATTAGAATTTCTGTTGATGATATCGTTAAATATTTATAAAAAATAAAAGGAGTTTAGTAAGATGGCAACAATCCCACGTGATATTGTTGATGAAATAGTGTCAAATTCAAATATTGTTGATGTTATTTCTAATTTCCTTTCACTTACACGCAAAGGTAATAATTATTATTCTCTTTGCCCTTTTCATTCTGATAAAAACCCTAGTTTTTCGGTTTCACCACAAAAAAATATTTATAAGTGTTTTTCGTGTGGAGAAAGCGGAAATGCATTGAATTTCATAATGAAAAAAACAGGTAAAGGTTTTGTTGAATCATTAGAATATTTAGCAAATTTAATTGGTTATAATTATGACTTTTCTAGTTATAAATTTGACCCTTTATCACATTTCTCAAAGGAAGATTTGAATTTATTTGATCTATTAGATGCTGCAAATACTTTTTTAAAAACACAACCTTTGAGATTCGATGTTGCAACTAAATTTTTAAACAAACGTGAAGTTAATAATTTTGAACTTCTAAATACTTTTGATATTGGGTATTCAAAAGATAATGATTTAACTGAATACTTAATTAATACACTTCATTACTCAGAAAAAGAGCTAGCAGATGCTGGGCTTATTAATACAGATTTATACAATTATTTTCAAAATAGAGTTACTTTTGCAATAAGAGATAACAATGGAAAAGTCGTTGGATTTAGCGGAAGAACACTTGACCCAAATGTTAAAAGTAAATATCTTAATTCTCCAGAAACTAGATTATTTAAAAAATCAAAAATTCTATATAACTACTATAATGCAAAAGAATTTATAAGAACAAAAAAAGAAATTATTATTGTTGAAGGTTATTTTGACGTAATTGCACTTTATAAATCTAACATTAAAAATGCTGTAGCTTTAATGGGGACAGCATTAAGTGATAATCATATTGCATATATTAAAAATTATCGCATCAAGTTATTTTTAGATAATGATCAAGCCGGAATTAATGCTTCGTTAAAATCAATATTAGCATTATATAAACATGGTATTCATGATATTGATATTGTAATAAATACATATAATAAAGATCCTGATGAAATATTAAAACAATACGGAGAAGTAAAATTAAATGAACTTTTATCTAATACTAAAAATTCATTAGATTTTATTTATGATTATTTTATAAGTAAAAATAACTTAGATGATAATAAAGATTTTGCAAGTTTACAAGAATTTGAAAAAAATATTTTAGACTTTTTAAAATATTTACCAGAGAAATTTTCTAGCTATATAACTAACAAGTTTTTCAAAAATTATGATTACAAAATAGAAAT contains:
- a CDS encoding glycine--tRNA ligase; the protein is MTIKREKMLEIVNHLKNFGFVFQGSEIYGGLSNTWDYGPLGSLLKDNIARAWKIEFIIKESNNHLIDSKILMNPNVWVTSGHVGNFSDPLIENKVNQKRYRADKLIQEIDENIIPEKMTNEEMRDFLVKNLPEYEGSKTDWSEIRKFNLMFQTHQGVVEGEKSVVYLRPETAQGIFVNFKNVLRTSRSKLPFGIGQIGKSFRNEVTPGNFIFRTREFEQMELEFFTHPDEADKWFDYYINKAWNFVKKIGINEESIRIRKHDDSELSHYSTATSDIEFKFPFGWGELLGIANRTDFDLKSHSKATGEALDYLDPQTNQKVVPYVIEPSIGLDRLMLAVISDAYNVEELENDERVVLKFPLSIAPFKLAVLPLMKKISEPAIKLYEKLLEKGISVTYDDAGSIGKRYRRQDAIGTYWCATIDYQTLEDNTITLRNRDTMEQIRISVDDIVKYL
- the dnaG gene encoding DNA primase — protein: MATIPRDIVDEIVSNSNIVDVISNFLSLTRKGNNYYSLCPFHSDKNPSFSVSPQKNIYKCFSCGESGNALNFIMKKTGKGFVESLEYLANLIGYNYDFSSYKFDPLSHFSKEDLNLFDLLDAANTFLKTQPLRFDVATKFLNKREVNNFELLNTFDIGYSKDNDLTEYLINTLHYSEKELADAGLINTDLYNYFQNRVTFAIRDNNGKVVGFSGRTLDPNVKSKYLNSPETRLFKKSKILYNYYNAKEFIRTKKEIIIVEGYFDVIALYKSNIKNAVALMGTALSDNHIAYIKNYRIKLFLDNDQAGINASLKSILALYKHGIHDIDIVINTYNKDPDEILKQYGEVKLNELLSNTKNSLDFIYDYFISKNNLDDNKDFASLQEFEKNILDFLKYLPEKFSSYITNKFFKNYDYKIEIQKQTEQNFVEEDVYNYNSQDLGVLDDSLVPVEDNYQIPNDPYINNVIPNNNNYSNQINFNNDPRRLLNNVINNNIQIKFLIYMIESQYINDRIEDSDNKNFYEKHDLYKNVYNKIQQMHQQNKDDNDDLDFLDNLDSDFQLSENVKNIISIKKEDILNDLNNIFSKLVYLENNSTQIDQSSINSFFEEYSSRIRNEVALNQTEWEINLDPLIRAFTNEFIIKNKNNMSNIKTGDIDVIRTFYSRNKKTTIKKEENKKGD